The proteins below are encoded in one region of Coffea arabica cultivar ET-39 chromosome 4c, Coffea Arabica ET-39 HiFi, whole genome shotgun sequence:
- the LOC113738755 gene encoding urease accessory protein F, giving the protein MEEKVGNDHNLDKVENSPQMGSLVQWSQWQLLDSILPTGGFAHSFGLEAAIQARLVSGPEDLRAYVIHVLQNTGSLLLPYVYSCTIFPHLEMWHKLDRMLDATLTNEVGRKASTLQGSALMRVAAAVYLEIPSLKSMRNASLSRGTVSFHHAPIFGLVCGLLGIDAETSQKAYMFITMRDVISAATRLNLVGPLGAAVLQHQVSIVAEDISKKWMNRAVEEACQTSPLLDTVQGCHGYLFSRLFCS; this is encoded by the coding sequence ATGGAGGAAAAAGTGGGGAATGACCATAATCTTGACAAAGTTGAAAATTCTCCTCAAATGGGATCTCTAGTGCAATGGAGCCAATGGCAGCTGCTCGATTCCATACTTCCTACTGGTGGCTTTGCTCATTCTTTTGGTCTTGAGGCTGCAATTCAAGCTCGTCTGGTCTCTGGGCCTGAGGACCTCCGAGCTTATGTGATACATGTGCTACAGAATACTGGAAGCCTGCTTCTTCCTTATGTATACTCCTGTACCATCTTTCCCCATTTGGAAATGTGGCACAAGCTTGATAGAATGTTGGATGCAACACTAACAAATGAAGTTGGTCGTAAGGCATCGACCCTACAAGGGTCTGCACTTATGAGAGTAGCTGCTGCTGTTTACTTGGAAATTCCTTCCCTGAAGTCTATGAGGAATGCATCTTTAAGTAGGGGGACTGTATCTTTCCACCACGCCCCCATCTTTGGACTTGTCTGTGGACTTCTTGGAATAGATGCTGAAACTTCTCAGAAGGCTTATATGTTCATAACAATGAGAGATGTCATATCTGCTGCTACTCGGCTAAATTTGGTCGGTCCTTTAGGAGCTGCTGTGTTGCAGCATCAGGTCTCCATTGTTGCGGAAGACATATCAAAGAAATGGATGAACCGTGCTGTTGAGGAAGCCTGTCAGACAAGTCCTTTGCTTGACACAGTCCAGGGCTGCCATGGCTATTTGTTTTCTAGACTCTTCTGCTCTTAA